The Syntrophorhabdaceae bacterium genome contains a region encoding:
- the tyrS gene encoding tyrosine--tRNA ligase — MVDIEREIEILKRGAVDVINEADLRKKILKAREEKRPLRVKLGMDPTAPDLHLGHTVVIQKLKQFQELGHTAVFLIGDFTGLIGDPTGRIETRPTLTREELMANAETYKDQVFKILDPEKTEIRFNSQWMEAMNAADMIRLCAQYTVARMLEREDFRNRLQNNLPISIHEFLYPLVQAYDSVALKADVELGGHDQIFNLLVGRDIQKVYGQESQIVLTVPLLEGTDGVNKMSKSYGNYVGIDEPSETIFGKLMSISDDLMLKYYELLSDISLEELNTLKEHIRTGRVHPKDAKIAFAKEIITRFHNAGEAEAAHQNFERIFKNKEIPDNIESMTVSRSDAGPWLPKLLAQVGLVPSTSEAKRMIAQGGVSINGAKVTSEEVPSDDELIIKVGKRNFRKVIISG, encoded by the coding sequence ATGGTCGATATAGAGAGAGAAATCGAAATATTGAAGCGGGGAGCGGTCGACGTGATCAACGAGGCCGATCTCAGGAAAAAGATCCTCAAGGCTCGGGAAGAGAAAAGGCCCCTCAGGGTCAAACTGGGAATGGACCCTACCGCACCCGACCTCCATCTCGGCCACACTGTCGTGATCCAGAAACTGAAGCAATTCCAGGAGCTGGGACATACGGCAGTCTTTCTTATCGGGGATTTTACCGGACTCATCGGCGACCCCACGGGCAGGATTGAGACACGCCCCACCCTGACACGGGAAGAGCTGATGGCGAATGCCGAAACATATAAAGATCAGGTGTTTAAAATCCTCGATCCTGAAAAAACCGAGATTCGATTCAATAGCCAGTGGATGGAAGCCATGAACGCGGCGGACATGATACGGCTCTGCGCACAGTATACGGTAGCCCGTATGCTGGAGAGGGAAGATTTCAGAAATAGACTTCAGAACAATCTCCCTATCAGCATCCATGAATTCCTTTATCCCCTTGTCCAGGCGTATGATTCGGTGGCACTGAAGGCGGACGTGGAGTTGGGGGGCCACGATCAGATATTCAACCTCCTCGTGGGAAGGGATATTCAGAAGGTGTACGGTCAGGAATCGCAGATCGTCCTTACCGTACCACTCCTCGAGGGCACGGACGGCGTCAACAAGATGAGCAAGTCCTATGGGAACTACGTGGGCATAGACGAGCCCTCAGAGACCATCTTCGGTAAGCTCATGTCAATTTCGGACGACCTCATGCTGAAATATTATGAGCTCCTGAGCGATATTTCCCTGGAGGAGCTTAATACCCTCAAAGAGCATATAAGGACGGGCAGAGTCCATCCCAAAGATGCGAAAATAGCCTTTGCCAAAGAGATCATCACCCGGTTTCATAATGCGGGTGAGGCCGAAGCCGCCCATCAAAACTTCGAGCGTATCTTCAAAAACAAGGAAATTCCGGATAACATTGAGTCCATGACGGTCTCCAGGAGCGATGCGGGTCCCTGGCTCCCCAAGCTCCTCGCCCAGGTGGGGCTGGTCCCTTCCACTTCCGAGGCCAAGAGAATGATCGCTCAGGGTGGGGTCTCAATTAACGGGGCCAAAGTCACTTCAGAAGAAGTCCCGTCAGATGACGAACTGATAATCAAGGTGGGTAAACGAAATTTCAGAAAGGTAATCATTTCGGGCTGA